A genomic stretch from Telopea speciosissima isolate NSW1024214 ecotype Mountain lineage chromosome 7, Tspe_v1, whole genome shotgun sequence includes:
- the LOC122669840 gene encoding small GTPase LIP1-like, which produces MFWRDREKENKEPNGGPLCGQVRVLIVGDSGVGKTSLVHLIVKGSSISRPPQTIGCSVGVKHTTYGSPSSSSNSIKGDAERDFFVELWDVSGHERYKDCRSLFYSQINGVIFVYDLSQRRTKTSLQKWAAEISATGTFSAPLGSGGPGGLPVPYIVVGNKADIAAKERNRVSSGNLVDVARQWVEKQGLLPSSEELPLTESFPGSGGLFAAAKEARYDKEALMKFFRMLIRRRYFSDDLPASSPWSTMPVQRPYHRSGEISSDDDHFSQNMSLSGDPYKYNAQPPLPAQRNLTPPPTLYPQQPVSVAENYNLPRFMLNESPEVGNTRSKRMDINV; this is translated from the exons GTGTGGGGAAGACTTCACTTGTTCATCTAATCGTAAAAGGTTCTTCCATCAGTCGCCCTCCTCAAACAATTGGATGTTCAGTTGGTGTGAAG CATACCACTTATGGAAGTCCCAGCAGCTCTTCTAATAGCATTAAAGGTGATGCGGAGAGGGATTTCTTTGTTGAACTATGGGATGTGTCAGGACATGAGCGATACAAAGACTGCCGCTCACTTTTCTATTCACAAATCAATG gtgttatttttgtttatgatctctctcaaaggaGGACAAAAACAAGCTTGCAGAAGTGGGCAGCGGAAATTTCAGCAACTGGAACATTCTCAGCTCCTCTAGGATCTGGTGGGCCTGGTGGCCTTCCTGTCCCATACATTGTTGTTGGTAACAAAGCAGATATTGCTGCAAAGGAAAGAAATAGAGTAAGCAGTGGCAATCTTGTTGATGTTGCTCGCCAGTGGGTTGAGAAGCAGGGCTTGCTTCCATCAAGTGAAGAACTTCCTCTGACAGAGAGCTTTCCTGGCAGTGGGGGCCTTTTTGCT GCTGCCAAAGAAGCGAGATATGACAAGGAAGCCCTGATGAAGTTTTTCCGTATG TTGATCAGAAGAAGATACTTTTCAGATGACTTACCTGCATCAAGTCCATGGTCCACTATGCCAGTTCAGAGACCCTACCACCGTTCAGGAGAAATTTCGAGTGATGATGATCACTTCAGCCAGAATATGAG TTTGAGCGGTGACCCGTACAAATACAATGCACAGCCTCCCCTTCCGGCTCAACGCAACCTCACGCCACCTCCCACACTTTATCCTCAACAGCCAGTGTCCGTGGCTGAGAATTACAACCTCCCAAGATTTATGCTTAATGAATCCCCAGAAGTTGGCAACACAAGATCCAAGCGAATGGATATCAATGTCTGA
- the LOC122666655 gene encoding probable F-actin-capping protein subunit beta, producing MEAAMGLMRRIHPKQAETALSALLSLLPDHSSDLLSQIDQPLQVLCDMECGKEFLLCEYNRDGDSNRSPWSNKYHPPLEDGLCPSPELRKLEIEANDVFAIYRDQYYEGGISSVYAMEGDHGGFVACFLIKKDGSKTGHGRRGYLQEGAWDAIHVIEVGPEEEGTAHYCLTSTVMLSLTTNTETSGSGTFNLSGSIRRQMNMDLPIEEGHLCNMGRMIEEMESKLRYSLDQVYFGKTKEMVCILRPPSEVVQLRMPDS from the exons ATGGAGGCGGCGATGGGTCTGATGCGAAGGATCCATCCAAAGCAAGCAGAAACTGCTCTCTCAGCGCTTCTAAGTCTCCTGCCTGACCACTCTTCTGATCTACTCTCTCAGATTGATCAGCCACTCCAG GTCTTATGTGATATGGAATGTGGAAAGGAGTTCTTATTATGCGAATACAACAGGGATGGTGATTCCAATAG ATCACCTTGGTCAAATAAATATCATCCACCCCTTGAAGATGGACTCTGCCCGTCTCCCGAGTTGAGGAAACTTGAAATTGAGGCAAATGATGTCTTTGCCATATATCGTGACCA GTATTATGAAGGTGGCATTTCATCAGTATATGCAATGGAAGGTGATCACGGAGGTTTTGTTGCATGCTTCTTAATAAAGAAAG ATGGCTCAAAGACAGGGCATGGCCGAAGGGGTTATTTACAAGAAGGTGCCTGGGATGCTATCCATGTAATTGAG GTGGGGCCTGAGGAAGAAGGAACAGCTCATTACTGCTTGACCAGTACCGTTATGCTGTCATTGACCACAAATACTGAGACATCGGGCTCGGGCACATTTAATTTATCAGGTTCAATTAGAAGACAG ATGAATATGGACCTGCCAATTGAAGAGGGTCACCTTTGTAACATGGGAAGGATGATTGAAGAAATGGAGAGTAAACTGAGATACTCATTGGATCAG GTCTATTTTGGGAAGACGAAGGAGATGGTTTGCATCCTCCGACCACCATCTGAAGTGGTGCAATTGAGAATGCCTGATAGCTGA
- the LOC122666861 gene encoding co-chaperone protein p23-1-like — MSRHPSVKWAQRSDKVYITIELPDAKDVKLKLEPEGKFFFSATNGADNIPYEVDIVLYDRVDVNESKASVGSRNICYLVKKEERKWWSRLIKQEGKPPVFLKVDWDKWVDEDEEQEPSLGADMDFGDMDFSKLNMGGPEDFDIDDKDEDDSETDEMNEEEAPSAGGDSEAKV; from the exons ATGAG CCGACATCCTTCTGTGAAATGGGCTCAGAGGTCTGATAAGGTCTACATCACTATTGAGCTACCAGATGCAAAGGATGTGAAGCTGAAGCTGGAACCGGAAGGGAAATTCTTTTTCTCTGCTACCAATGGTGCTGATAATATACCCTATGAAGTTGATATTGTCCTATATGATAGGGTTGATGTGAAT GAAAGCAAGGCTAGTGTTGGCTCAAGAAACATTTGCTACCTTGTGAAAAAAGAGGAGCGGAAATGGTGGAGCAGATTGATAAAGCAAGAAGGGAAGCCTCCTGTATTTTTGAAAGTTGACTGGGACAAATGGGTTGATGAAGATGAGGAACAGGAACCTAGTT TAGGAGCTGATATGGACTTTGGCGATATGGACTTTTCG AAGTTGAACATGGGTGGTCCAGAAGACTTTGATATTGATGACAAAGATGAAG ATGATAGTGAAACTGATGAGATGAACGAGGAAGAAGCCCCATCAGCTGGTGGTGACTCTGAGGCTAAAGTTTGA
- the LOC122667111 gene encoding zinc finger protein zfs1-like, which translates to MEGFYMKNYSKVTGDGSVSSINLPNDHQLLLNRPRYGSTSFASSPFDSRTPDPLEMESALMHYPLTAAAAATVVPSPIDAFSSPVIDSSKFHPRLMQKYHHSSNFSSRSSSPSPLPLSIIDNLETPPSRSPPLFTTPVKVEEDVLVMDGILVGSVPGGRSRSSSDSGSLSPGNNLYKTEICRSWEETGSCRYGTKCQFAHGKEELRPGRYINKNSKSELCKSWSTGTSTHSTKSRLPRHVTASVASASPPQGMKKSTMKFKQEERSAAVDWSPADDGIKIRLPSSTEEPADRETVDSYIRGVLHGSSRRRRLPVFAEICPE; encoded by the exons ATGGAAGGATTTTACATGAAGAACTATTCGAAGGTAACTGGGGACGGCAGCGTTTCCTCGATCAATCTACCGAACGATCACCAATTACTACTCAACAGACCTCGCTATGGATCAACGTCGTTCGCGAGCTCTCCATTTGATTCTCGAACTCCCGATCCTCTCGAGATGGAATCTGCACTGATGCATTACCCCCTCACCGCAGCAGCTGCAGCTACCGTCGTTCCATCTCCTATCGACGCATTCTCATCTCCTGTCATTGATTCCAGCAAGTTCCATCCGCGACTAATGCAAAAGTACCACCATAGCTCCAACTTCTCCTCTCGTAGCTCTTCGCCATCTCCTCTTCCTCTGTCGATAATAGACAACCTGGAGACCCCACCATCGAGGTCGCCGCCCTTGTTCACTACACCGGTGAAAGTCGAAGAGGACGTACTGGTGATGGATGGGATTCTTGTTGGATCGGTACCGGGTGGACGTTCAAGGTCGAGTTCAGATTCCGGCTCCTTGTCTCCGGGAAACAACCTCTATAAGACGGAGATTTGCCGGTCATGGGAAGAAACGGGGAGTTGTCGCTACGGCACCAAATGCCAG TTTGCTCATGGAAAAGAGGAATTGCGTCCTGGCCGTTACATTAACAAGAACAGCAAGTCCGAA CTGTGCAAATCTTGGAGCACAGGGACAAGCACACATAGCACGAAAAGCCGCCTCCCTCGCCATGTCACGGCATCGGTAGCGTCTGCGTCACCACCACAGGGGATGAAGAAATCAACGATGAAATTCAAACAGGAGGAACGCTCAGCTGCTGTAGACTGGTCACCAGCGGATGATGGCATCAAGATTCGACTCCCGTCTTCCACTGAGGAACCTGCGGATAGGGAAACAGTTGACTCGTACATCCGTGGTGTTCTGCATGGCTCTTCTCGGAGGAGAAGACTGCCCGTGTTTGCTGAAATATGCCCAGAGTAG
- the LOC122666877 gene encoding pentatricopeptide repeat-containing protein At1g34160, giving the protein MPSSSKRKHESLTFSTSLLCWGLGLRLLLLMAYFDLLLQKCTSLTHIKQVLAHLITTGIFQFCPSRTKLLELCAISVAGNLDYAGEIFRQVENPVTNDWNAIIRGFAQSNEPRQALTRYQAMCSRPHKPDALTCSFALKACARVLALLEAKQIHSQLVRFGFRADVLLVTTLLDVYGKSGDLDNARKLFDEMCIRDIATWNALISGMAQGNRPSDALALFRQMRGEGLKPNEVTVLGALSACAQLGASREGETIHGFVRDEQLDINVQVCNAVIDMYSKCGSIDKALDVFNSMRCARSLVSWNTIIMALAMHGRGSQALELFTQMRHTQVEPDAVTYLAALCACNHAGLVADGRRLFNSLLESGLTPNVKHYGTLVDLLGRGGQLEEAYQIIRSMPMVPDVVLWQTLLGASKTYGNVEMAERASRALVEMGSNSDGDFVLLSNVYAAHQRWDDVGRIREAMRNREVKKVPGFSFIEVGGVVHKFVNGDQTHSNWREIYRKLDEISFKIKAYGYMPETSFVLHDIGEEEKENALSYHSEKLAVAFGLISMDDETPIHVNKNLRICGDCHVVIKLISKIYDREIVVRDRARFHHFKNGACSCGDYW; this is encoded by the coding sequence ATGCCATCATCTTCTAAACGAAAACACGAGAGTCTCACGTTCTCTACGAGTCTACTTTGTTGGGGCCTTGGCCTGAGGCTTCTTCTGTTAATGGCCTACTTCGACCTGCTGTTACAGAAATGCACGTCGCTTACTCACATCAAGCAAGTCCTAGCCCACCTTATAACCACTGGAATTTTCCAATTTTGCCCCTCCCGTACGAAGCTCCTGGAGCTCTGCGCCATCTCCGTCGCTGGGAACCTCGACTACGCAGGCGAGATTTTCCGGCAAGTCGAAAATCCGGTGACTAACGACTGGAACGCCATTATTCGAGGTTTCGCACAGAGCAATGAACCCAGGCAGGCTCTCACACGTTACCAAGCCATGTGTAGCAGGCCCCATAAACCAGATGCTCTCACGTGTTCATTCGCCCTCAAAGCCTGTGCACGTGTGTTAGCCCTTTTAGAAGCCAAGCAGATTCACTCCCAGCTCGTTCGCTTCGGTTTCCGAGCCGACGTCTTGTTAGTGACGACTCTACTAGATGTGTATGGGAAATCGGGTGACCTAGACAATGCACGGAAACTGTTCGACGAAATGTGTATTAGAGATATCGCTACGTGGAATGCCTTGATCTCTGGCATGGCACAAGGGAATCGACCGAGTGACGCTTTGGCTCTGTTCCGCCAGAtgaggggggaggggttgaAACCGAATGAGGTTACTGTCCTTGGTGCACTTTCAGCTTGCGCGCAACTAGGCGCTTCGAGAGAGGGCGAAACCATCCATGGGTTCGTGCGGGATGAGCAGCTGGACATAAATGTGCAGGTTTGCAATGCAGTCATCGATATGTACTCTAAGTGTGGGTCTATTGACAAGGCATTGGATGTTTTCAATTCAATGCGCTGCGCTAGGAGTCTTGTGTCATGGAATACCATAATCATGGCACTTGCGATGCATGGCCGTGGGTCTCAGGCGCTTGAGTTGTTTACCCAGATGCGTCACACCCAAGTGGAGCCCGATGCAGTCACGTACCTTGCTGCACTTTGTGCGTGCAATCATGCAGGGCTGGTTGCAGATGGGCGTAGGTTGTTTAACTCTTTGCTGGAGTCCGGTTTGACACCCAATGTTAAGCACTATGGGACCCTGGTGGACCTCCTTGGTAGAGGAgggcagcttgaagaagcttatCAAATTATAAGATCAATGCCCATGGTCCCAGACGTTGTCCTCTGGCAAACCTTACTTGGGGCCTCCAAGACTTATGGGAATGTTGAGATGGCAGAGAGAGCATCTCGAGCTCTTGTGGAGATGGGATCAAATAGTGATGGTGATTTCGTGTTGCTATCAAACGTTTATGCTGCACACCAGAGATGGGATGATGTAGGAAGGATCAGGGAGGCAATGAGGAATAGAGAGGTAAAGAAGGTACCTGGATTTAGCTTCATAGAAGTGGGAGGTGTGGTACACAAGTTTGTTAATGGTGATCAGACCCATTCAAATTGGCGGGAGATCTATAGGAAATTGGATGAGATCAGTTTTAAGATTAAGGCATACGGTTACATGCCTGAGACTAGTTTTGTGTTGCATGATAtcggagaagaggagaaggagaatgcATTGTCTTACCATAGTGAGAAGTTGGCCGTTGCTTTTGGCTTGATTAGTATGGATGATGAGACGCCAATTCACGTGAATAAGAATCTTAGGATATGCGGGGATTGTCATGTTGTAATCAAGCTCATTTCTAAGATTTATGATCGTGAAATTGTAGTTAGGGATCGAGCTCGGTTTCACCATTTTAAAAATGGGGCTTGTTCCTGTGGAGATTATTGGTAG
- the LOC122669019 gene encoding uncharacterized protein At5g64816 → MVDLWWSLLGAAVPAVVAGQGIRMKRRRAEEERIKSARGREKSSDDIFVCERICTSKRMLKKVGGFSKDSSPDTCVTVCGVSQIDACSEACARTVCVNQHQVPNWNDVCLRKCQSECLKLSSYSS, encoded by the coding sequence ATGGTGGATTTATGGTGGTCGCTGTTGGGTGCTGCGGTTCCGGCTGTTGTTGCAGGGCAAGGTATAAGAATGAAGAGAAGGCGTGCCGAAGAGGAGAGGATCAAGAGTGCTCGTGGAAGGGAGAAGAGTTCCGATGACATCTTCGTCTGTGAGAGGATCTGTACTTCGAAGAGAATGCTGAAGAAGGTCGGTGGATTCTCGAAGGACTCAAGTCCTGATACCTGCGTTACCGTCTGTGGTGTGTCTCAGATCGATGCTTGCAGTGAGGCCTGTGCTCGCACCGTCTGCGTTAATCAACACCAAGTCCCCAATTGGAACGACGTTTGCCTTCGCAAATGCCAGAGTGAATGCCTTAAGCtctcttcctattcttcttag